Below is a genomic region from Gammaproteobacteria bacterium.
ATGACCTTTAATGCTGGAACTCAACCCGGATTGGCTGCTGGATTCTCTGGTGGAGATCTGAACGCTGCGTTAAAACAGGAATGGGATGATCAAACGGTATTGCAATTAGGGGGAGCCTATCAGTTCAATCCTGATTGGGTTTTTAGAGGTGGTTATAACTATGCATCCAATCCTATTCCTAACGAATACCTCAATCAATTGTTTCCCGCAACGATTGAACATCATCTGACGATGGGGGCAGGGCACAAACTGGATGGATCCTCTTCAATCGATTTTTCATTAGCGTACGCTTTGTCAAATGAATCTGCCGGAGTTAAACACAGCCAGACCAATTGGCAATTTCTTTACACCCATATGTTCTAAGATTGAGCGATTTGCGAGGTCTGATAAAAAACCCCCGGTTAGAAGCCGGGGGTTTTTCGTAGATCAAAACAAATGGTCCGAAGGTGCTATTCCAGCAACTTCTTTAATAACCCCATTTCCCCCCGATCATAGTTTTCCAGGGCAGCGGAGGTATCTTCGTGGCCTTCGTTTTTAGCCAAGGAATATGCCGTGTTGCCCAGTTTGTTAACCTGCGTGGTTAGAGCGCCGTAGCTGAGCAGGGTGTTCAGGGTGTCTGTCTTGCCCAATTCGGCCGCCAGCAACAGGGCGGTGTTGTCATAGTTGTTTTTCAGGTTCACATTGGCGCCGGCGTCCAGTAACATTTTGACAATGTCTTTGTAGCCGCCAGTGGTGGCGAACATGAGAGCGGTGTTACCGCTTTTGGATTGAATATCCACATGCGCGCCTTTTTTCAACAAGATTGTCACAACCTCAGCGTAACCGCCTTTAGCCGCACGCATCAATGGGGTTTGTTGATTTACGTCGCGGATGTTAATCTCGATCTTTCTTTGTGACAGCAACACCTTGACCATATCGGCAGAGCCGTGATCGGCGGCAAACCACAATGCGGACCGGCCGTAACCGTCAGTGCCGTTTATATTGGCACCGGAGGCGACTATTTTACGGGCGATGGCATCATAGGAAAAACGTGCGGCTGTGGTAAGCGCGGTTAAAAACGTTTTGTCCTGAATGGTTCGGTTTGCGCCTTTTTCAATGAGGAAAGAGGCGACATTAAAGTACCCCATACGAATGGACCAAATAAGAGCGGTGCGGCCAAATTTATCGGTTGTGTTCATGCTGGCACCACGGCTGAGAAGCTCAGCGACCGCTTCGCGTTGGCCATTGCGGGCGGCCCAGGCCAAAGGTGTGAGTCCGTCCAAATCTGCCAGGTTGATGTCACCACCGTGTTTTTGCAATAAACGAATGATCGCCGGATGACCGCGCCAAGCCGCATAGGTCATGGCGCTGCGACCGTCTCGGTCACGGGCATTGATGTTGCCTTTCGGGATCAGTTTGCTTACCTCGTCCTGTTTGCCTTTCCATGCGGCATACATAAGCTGGGTCCAACCGTCGTATAACTGGATTTTTTCGGCGGGATCCGGGGTTCTGTTTTTGAATCGCTCGCTTTTGGCAGCCAAAGCGCTGGTCGAGCCCAGTGAGGCAATAAGAAAAATACTACTAAGTGTAGTAAATATGGTAAATTTGGCGCTTGTCATGGCGATATCGATTCCATTATGAATAAAACAGGACAACATATTGTAATATTTACGGTTCGGGACCGGAAGAGGGTTTCCGTTGAAATAGTCTATCGATACAATGGACCCGCTGATTCAGGTTTTTAGCTTATCTTTTATGATGAAAATAAGATATATCATTGTTTTTACGTTTTTTTTAGTGGTCGGTGTAGCATCGGCGGACGAAGCCAAGCCTGTGGAAAGCAAGGCCAAAACTTCGAAAAGCACAAAAAAAACACCATCTCAAGACGATGCAGTGTCTGCTGCTTCTAAACAGGTTGTGATTCCCTCGGCTGTAGAGTGGTATTTGGATATGGCGGAAATGGGGGACAAGGATGCTCAGTTTAATTTGGGTTCCATTTATGAAACCGGTTTTGGCGTAGAGGTGGACTATAAGTCGGCGGTGAAGTGGTATACCGAAGCGGCGAAACAAAATCATCCCGTAGCCCAAATTAAATTAGGTATGATGCACTATCTGGGCTTGGGGGGTGAAGTCAGTATTATTCGTGGTAAAAAATGGATCAATGAAGCGGTAAAAAACGGAAACTCGGTTGCCAAACTGTTGCAAACCAAAGTGCTGGCGCACGATGCAGAAGCCGATATTGACCCAAAGAAAGTTATAGGTAAAGTTCGAGCTGCTTACGATAAAGGCGAAATCAATGCAGAAGAAACTTTGCGTTTGGAGTTACAAAAAATTCAGCGGCAACGCAAAGTAGAACAGCCCAAGGAGCGATTTTCCGGAAAAGTGACCGGCTCCGGCGCTAA
It encodes:
- a CDS encoding ankyrin repeat domain-containing protein is translated as MTSAKFTIFTTLSSIFLIASLGSTSALAAKSERFKNRTPDPAEKIQLYDGWTQLMYAAWKGKQDEVSKLIPKGNINARDRDGRSAMTYAAWRGHPAIIRLLQKHGGDINLADLDGLTPLAWAARNGQREAVAELLSRGASMNTTDKFGRTALIWSIRMGYFNVASFLIEKGANRTIQDKTFLTALTTAARFSYDAIARKIVASGANINGTDGYGRSALWFAADHGSADMVKVLLSQRKIEINIRDVNQQTPLMRAAKGGYAEVVTILLKKGAHVDIQSKSGNTALMFATTGGYKDIVKMLLDAGANVNLKNNYDNTALLLAAELGKTDTLNTLLSYGALTTQVNKLGNTAYSLAKNEGHEDTSAALENYDRGEMGLLKKLLE